The Agarilytica rhodophyticola genome has a window encoding:
- a CDS encoding VWA domain-containing protein: MSDFIANFHFLRPLWLLAALPIALIFASMLAQYKRNTQWTSLIDKKLLPYLLDGQFSNTQKTPVYGLLALWLLATLALAGPTWQQKPQPVQKNISSMVILWDMSPSMYAQDIKPSRLVRSRLKLRDLLDQRKDGLTALIAYSGEAHVVTPLTDDTRTIKSLLPGINPSVMPAKGSNPENALDMAIELLNDTGVTKGDIVFATDGIAPDALNTLAGSIRQTSHQVSVWGIGTAQGAPIPLPSGGFAKNRRGEIVVAKVNDDELSDAAVSMGGVYIPFTTDNSDLKSLLHFGLKQTETENSSDGSPRVFDQWLEQGHWLVVLILPFAALAFRRGWIICLLPIFMFPQEGKALGWQDLWQTKDQQAQALLQQGDTEGAAQTFKDPDWKAIAEYKNGNFESASEQFSQGKDAKANYNYGNALTHQGKYDDAIAAFDKALELNPDFQNAKDNRAIAEQLKKLEEQQEQQQQNGDGENNEQQDGDQKDQQQSDSNQQDANNDQQQEGENNQQQQNDQQTQNDQQQDDQSQEGEQQNQQQEEQQNENINEQQKQALDQKYDQEQQEQEQQQAQQQEQNQQNPEQSEQQILAAEQMTDEEKEQQQALQQWLRKVPDDPSGLLRNKFKYEYQKRRREMQSRSRRAPNTEQERW, from the coding sequence ATGAGTGATTTTATTGCTAATTTTCATTTCCTCCGACCTCTTTGGCTGTTGGCCGCGTTGCCCATTGCTCTTATATTTGCCAGCATGCTTGCCCAGTATAAACGCAATACTCAGTGGACATCGCTAATCGATAAAAAGCTGCTGCCCTATTTATTGGATGGTCAATTTTCTAACACCCAGAAGACTCCTGTTTACGGCTTGCTAGCGTTATGGCTATTAGCAACACTTGCGCTAGCTGGACCAACTTGGCAACAAAAGCCGCAGCCAGTACAAAAAAATATCTCCTCCATGGTCATTTTATGGGATATGTCGCCCTCGATGTATGCACAAGATATTAAGCCGTCTCGTTTAGTGCGCTCGAGACTTAAACTGAGAGATCTACTCGATCAACGCAAAGACGGATTGACTGCACTTATCGCCTATTCTGGTGAAGCCCATGTAGTAACACCTCTTACCGACGATACTCGTACTATTAAAAGCTTGTTACCCGGTATCAACCCCTCCGTGATGCCTGCCAAAGGCAGCAACCCTGAAAATGCCCTCGATATGGCCATTGAGTTATTAAACGATACTGGCGTAACTAAAGGTGATATTGTCTTCGCCACCGACGGCATCGCCCCAGATGCATTAAATACTCTTGCAGGCAGTATTCGCCAAACCTCCCACCAAGTCAGCGTTTGGGGGATTGGTACTGCACAGGGTGCGCCTATTCCACTTCCTTCAGGGGGTTTTGCGAAAAACCGACGCGGCGAAATTGTGGTGGCAAAAGTCAATGACGATGAATTATCAGATGCTGCCGTCAGCATGGGTGGGGTGTATATTCCTTTCACCACAGATAACAGTGATTTAAAATCGCTGTTACATTTTGGTTTAAAGCAAACGGAAACAGAGAACTCCAGCGATGGCAGCCCTCGAGTTTTTGATCAATGGTTGGAGCAAGGCCATTGGTTGGTGGTTTTGATTTTACCTTTCGCCGCTCTCGCTTTTCGACGTGGCTGGATCATTTGTTTACTGCCTATTTTTATGTTTCCCCAGGAAGGTAAAGCATTAGGTTGGCAAGATTTATGGCAAACTAAAGATCAACAGGCGCAAGCATTATTGCAACAAGGGGATACTGAAGGCGCCGCTCAGACTTTTAAAGACCCCGACTGGAAAGCCATTGCTGAATACAAAAACGGAAACTTTGAAAGCGCCAGTGAACAGTTTTCCCAAGGTAAAGATGCTAAGGCCAATTATAATTATGGTAACGCTTTAACTCATCAAGGAAAATATGATGATGCCATTGCTGCATTTGATAAAGCTTTAGAATTAAACCCCGATTTTCAGAACGCTAAAGATAACCGCGCAATTGCTGAACAACTAAAAAAACTCGAAGAACAACAAGAACAGCAGCAACAAAATGGCGATGGAGAAAACAACGAGCAACAAGATGGCGATCAGAAAGATCAGCAACAGTCAGATAGCAACCAGCAAGACGCCAACAATGATCAACAGCAAGAAGGTGAAAATAATCAACAGCAGCAAAACGACCAACAGACGCAAAACGATCAGCAACAAGACGATCAGTCGCAAGAAGGTGAGCAACAAAATCAACAGCAAGAAGAACAACAAAATGAGAATATAAACGAGCAGCAAAAACAGGCGCTCGATCAAAAATACGATCAAGAACAGCAAGAGCAAGAACAACAGCAAGCTCAACAACAGGAACAGAACCAACAGAATCCGGAACAAAGCGAACAACAGATACTTGCCGCTGAACAGATGACAGACGAAGAAAAAGAACAGCAGCAAGCGCTGCAACAGTGGTTGCGCAAAGTACCTGATGACCCAAGTGGTCTACTGCGCAATAAATTTAAATACGAATATCAAAAGCGTCGCCGTGAAATGCAATCACGTTCAAGACGCGCGCCAAATACAGAACAAGAACGCTGGTAA
- a CDS encoding BatD family protein, translated as MMQFPRPKTLFSWRHSTSLWLFLCAIFAAALSSQSQADSLTSTVNRDLISVDETLELTVRYSGKRTQQQPDFSQLSEDFEILSTSQSNQFQSINGKVTSSTNWTMILAPRQKGRLIVPSFRFDGQVSDALIVSVVEAAPTPAGKVKDVFIETVVDKNSVYVQEEVIVRYKLYYSINVDSLDAQPLKLDNVVKVDLPDTRYTRKIDNKLYRVAEYAYALFPQNSGTLEIPVLLWDLKIPKKNSNRTLFGFSGRYEISRQRTEKKTIEVRPRPASFPAGKPWIPARELTLQQAWSSPPSTFKVGEPITRNITLKAKGLMASQLPQITQDIDNGDVKTYADQPSINDDKSDKGVQAERVESAAVVIAGNGPITLPKIRIPWWDTSTDSLKYAEIPAQTIQSSTPAVGNTNSGRSANTAAPSTSEVPEPDQISVSEQSSAAIENLKDQVLLWQAVCLFLLLTLLSNIALWWRSRKGLASKPKAHSKQAGKKVLWSQLAKSCKTNKPQDIRDTLLVWAKYYWQDDKIFTLDDIGKKVNDDEVIQQLRQLDMALYSTKTGDNVSGEKLIKALKQAIDKQHSSKENDQLQAFYAT; from the coding sequence ATGATGCAATTTCCTCGGCCTAAAACGTTATTCTCTTGGCGGCACAGCACATCACTATGGTTATTTTTGTGCGCCATATTTGCCGCTGCGCTCAGCAGTCAAAGTCAGGCTGATTCATTGACGTCCACCGTCAATAGAGATCTTATATCTGTCGATGAGACCTTGGAACTAACCGTTCGCTACTCAGGCAAGCGCACTCAACAACAACCTGACTTTTCCCAGCTGAGTGAAGACTTTGAAATTCTATCCACCAGCCAAAGTAATCAATTCCAAAGTATCAATGGCAAAGTTACCTCTTCTACTAACTGGACAATGATATTAGCACCGCGCCAAAAAGGCAGACTCATTGTCCCTTCTTTTCGCTTTGATGGCCAAGTGAGTGACGCACTTATTGTCAGTGTCGTTGAAGCTGCTCCTACTCCAGCGGGAAAAGTAAAAGATGTCTTTATTGAAACAGTGGTAGATAAAAACTCTGTTTATGTACAAGAGGAAGTGATAGTACGCTATAAATTGTACTATTCCATTAATGTTGATTCTCTTGATGCCCAGCCTCTTAAACTGGACAATGTGGTAAAAGTTGACCTGCCCGATACGCGTTACACACGAAAAATAGATAACAAGCTGTACCGAGTCGCCGAGTATGCTTATGCCCTATTCCCGCAAAATAGCGGCACACTGGAAATTCCCGTCTTGTTATGGGATTTAAAAATCCCCAAAAAAAATAGTAATAGAACGCTGTTTGGCTTCTCCGGACGCTATGAAATTAGTCGTCAAAGAACAGAGAAAAAAACCATTGAAGTTCGCCCGCGTCCTGCCAGCTTTCCCGCAGGCAAACCTTGGATTCCAGCAAGAGAGCTAACCTTGCAACAAGCGTGGAGTTCACCACCTAGCACATTTAAAGTGGGTGAACCTATTACGCGCAATATTACGCTAAAAGCCAAAGGGCTCATGGCCTCGCAACTGCCGCAAATAACCCAAGATATTGATAATGGGGATGTTAAAACCTATGCCGATCAACCCTCTATCAACGACGATAAATCGGACAAAGGCGTACAGGCCGAACGAGTGGAAAGCGCCGCTGTTGTGATTGCGGGTAATGGCCCCATCACCCTGCCCAAGATTCGAATTCCTTGGTGGGATACAAGCACAGATAGTTTAAAATACGCTGAAATTCCAGCACAAACAATACAATCAAGTACACCAGCAGTAGGCAACACTAACAGCGGCAGATCAGCAAACACGGCCGCTCCCTCGACATCTGAGGTGCCAGAACCAGATCAAATATCGGTGTCGGAGCAATCATCTGCTGCTATAGAAAACCTGAAAGATCAAGTGTTGTTGTGGCAAGCTGTCTGTTTATTCCTCCTACTCACACTATTATCGAACATTGCCCTGTGGTGGCGATCGCGTAAAGGTCTAGCATCTAAGCCTAAAGCGCATAGTAAACAAGCAGGGAAAAAAGTTCTTTGGTCACAACTCGCCAAAAGTTGTAAAACTAACAAGCCCCAGGATATACGAGACACACTACTTGTTTGGGCAAAATACTATTGGCAAGATGATAAGATATTTACCCTGGATGATATCGGTAAAAAAGTTAATGATGACGAAGTGATACAGCAACTCCGCCAACTGGACATGGCTCTCTACAGCACTAAAACAGGCGATAACGTAAGTGGTGAAAAGTTAATCAAAGCACTCAAGCAAGCCATTGATAAACAACACTCTTCAAAAGAGAACGACCAACTGCAAGCGTTCTATGCCACCTGA
- a CDS encoding DUF4381 domain-containing protein codes for MASMIRTKQAGPANPNTTAQDLKDLQKHLSSQPPLPSQNGAMPPPVPHNMPPGALPPGMPQQQDPRQALLSQMHDVEGYQDISWWPPAPGWWLVALLLLAIIAAAISYCWRRVIGNRYRKQALEELHLLQTSSHSHNQQAQILMQLLKRTFFTAYPHYRHQVAGVYGQKWLDILGATGGKKFSRIATEAKVTSFDDLLYSSPSDKDEAALSLLKQLAETWIKNHRSMSNRKTNNKRVNRTDTRINQAIAADQDKLAGNTATSKGIAHA; via the coding sequence ATGGCGAGTATGATTCGAACTAAGCAAGCAGGCCCTGCAAACCCAAATACTACAGCTCAAGATCTTAAAGACTTGCAGAAACATCTTTCCAGTCAGCCGCCGCTGCCTTCACAAAACGGTGCTATGCCACCTCCTGTGCCGCACAATATGCCCCCTGGCGCATTGCCACCGGGTATGCCCCAACAACAAGACCCAAGGCAAGCCTTACTGTCGCAAATGCACGATGTAGAGGGCTATCAGGATATAAGTTGGTGGCCGCCTGCTCCGGGATGGTGGTTGGTAGCACTATTATTGTTGGCGATCATCGCCGCCGCAATCAGCTACTGCTGGCGCCGAGTTATCGGGAATCGCTATCGAAAGCAAGCGCTTGAGGAACTGCATCTATTGCAAACTAGCTCCCACTCTCACAACCAACAAGCACAAATCTTAATGCAGTTGCTAAAACGAACATTCTTTACTGCCTATCCTCACTATCGTCACCAAGTGGCCGGTGTATATGGGCAAAAATGGCTGGATATATTGGGAGCAACAGGAGGCAAAAAGTTTTCGCGTATTGCGACTGAGGCTAAGGTGACATCATTTGATGATTTACTCTACAGCAGCCCTTCTGATAAAGATGAAGCTGCCTTGAGCCTGTTAAAGCAACTTGCAGAAACCTGGATAAAGAATCATCGCTCAATGTCAAATAGAAAAACTAATAACAAAAGAGTAAATAGGACAGACACACGCATTAACCAAGCCATAGCGGCCGACCAAGATAAGCTTGCAGGCAATACGGCAACTTCGAAGGGCATAGCACATGCTTGA
- a CDS encoding vWA domain-containing protein, whose amino-acid sequence MLEFEWLWMFLCLPLPLLVYFFLPKAQQEQASLRVPFFHRAERALNQQSGLSRSQSLLNLCVLGLIWLMLVSAAAKPQWLGEAITLPSSGRDLLVAVDISGSMETADMVVEDQQIPRVLVVKYVVGEFLERRVNDRLGLILFGTNAYLQSPLTFDRKTVNQLLQEAQLGFAGEKTAIGDAIGLAIKRLKDRPDSQRVLILLTDGANTAGEVAPRKAADLAKQAGVKIYTIGVGADEMVVRQGLFGTFNRKVNPSADLDEATLQYIAETTGGQYFRARNPAELAGIYNVLDTLEPVEQEADTYRPTRSLYFWPLAAALITSLLLAIGKMGLSLLNLSQGKREVKEVTGQLHSHQETK is encoded by the coding sequence ATGCTTGAATTTGAATGGTTATGGATGTTTCTCTGTTTACCCCTGCCTCTATTGGTGTATTTCTTTTTGCCAAAAGCACAGCAGGAGCAAGCTTCTTTACGTGTACCATTCTTCCATCGCGCTGAACGGGCTTTAAATCAGCAAAGCGGCCTAAGCCGCAGTCAGTCTCTGCTTAATCTATGTGTATTAGGCCTAATTTGGCTAATGCTTGTCAGCGCAGCCGCAAAACCTCAATGGCTGGGTGAAGCCATTACCCTACCCTCCAGTGGCCGTGATTTATTGGTTGCAGTGGATATCTCTGGCAGTATGGAAACGGCAGATATGGTGGTGGAAGATCAGCAAATTCCGAGAGTTTTGGTGGTCAAATATGTAGTAGGTGAATTTTTAGAGCGCCGTGTAAACGATCGCTTGGGACTTATTCTGTTCGGTACCAATGCCTATTTACAATCCCCATTAACCTTCGACCGTAAGACGGTCAATCAATTGCTACAGGAAGCACAGTTAGGTTTTGCTGGAGAAAAAACCGCCATTGGTGATGCAATTGGTTTGGCTATTAAACGACTAAAAGATCGACCTGACTCTCAAAGAGTGCTTATTTTACTTACTGATGGCGCGAATACAGCAGGTGAAGTGGCACCGAGAAAAGCAGCGGATCTGGCTAAACAAGCAGGAGTGAAAATCTATACTATTGGCGTGGGTGCAGATGAAATGGTGGTTCGCCAAGGCCTGTTTGGTACCTTTAACCGTAAGGTTAATCCGTCAGCAGATTTGGACGAAGCAACACTGCAATATATTGCTGAAACTACCGGCGGACAATATTTCCGCGCTCGCAATCCAGCGGAGTTAGCAGGTATTTATAACGTACTAGATACACTGGAACCTGTTGAACAAGAAGCCGATACCTATCGTCCAACACGCTCGCTCTATTTTTGGCCGCTAGCTGCGGCACTTATTACAAGTTTACTACTTGCTATTGGCAAGATGGGATTGTCATTATTGAATCTCTCGCAAGGCAAACGCGAAGTAAAAGAAGTTACAGGCCAACTCCACAGCCATCAGGAGACGAAATAA